The Hippoglossus hippoglossus isolate fHipHip1 chromosome 21, fHipHip1.pri, whole genome shotgun sequence genome contains a region encoding:
- the tsn gene encoding translin, with protein sequence MSVTEMFSYIQGFLSADQDVREDIRKVVQTLEQAAREILTVLQSVHQPSGFKEIPSKCTRARELFCTVRTQITDLKTKFPVEQYYRFHEHWRFVLQRLAFLAAFVVYLESETLVTREEVAKILGIEVVREKGFHLDVEDYLAGVLIMASELSRLAVNSVTAGDYTRPLRISNFINELDSGFRLLNLKNDPLRKRYDGLKYDVKKIEEVVYDLSIRGLAKESESGGDK encoded by the exons ATGTCTGTCACGGAGATGTTCAGCTACATCCAGGGCTTCCTGAGCGCGGACCAGGACGTCCGAGAG GATATCCGTAAGGTGGTTCAGACATTGGAGCAGGCAGCTAGAGAGATTCTGACAGTTCTCCAAAGTGTCCACCAACCATCTGGATTTAAAGAAA TTCCCAGTAAATGTACAAGGGCTCGTGAGTTGTTCTGCACAGTCAGGACACAAATCACAGACCTCAAAACAAAGTTTCCTGTGGAGCAGTATTACAG GTTCCATGAACACTGGAGGTTCGTGCTGCAGCGCTTGGCTTTCTTAGCAGCCTTTGTCGTCTACCTGGAGAGTGAAACTCTTGTGACTCGGGAGGAGGTGGCTAAGATACTCGGCA TCGAGGTGGTGCGAGAGAAAGGGTTTCACCTGGATGTAGAGGACTATCTGGCGGGTGTGTTGATCATGGCCAGTGAACTG TCACGACTGGCGGTGAACAGCGTCACAGCAGGAGACTACACCCGGCCGCTCCGCATCTCCAACTTCATCAATGAGCTGGACTCGGGCTTCCGCCTGCTCAACCTGAAGAACGACCCGCTGAGGAAGCGCTATGATGGTCTGAAGTATGACGTGAAGAAAATCGAGGAGGTGGTCTACGACCTCTCCATCCGCGGCCTGGCCAAGGAGTCTGAGTCTGGCGGGGACAAGTAG